A section of the Euwallacea similis isolate ESF13 chromosome 9, ESF131.1, whole genome shotgun sequence genome encodes:
- the cyst gene encoding rho guanine nucleotide exchange factor 2 isoform X3, with protein MEKDQEVLLSVSSDECGGSGGEADSDEDVVTDYHSAAAYEAAMLPGNTTAAAPRPPAGPLPTISVTPHSPAAAPKTYAVLEDSLQQVRELHESVQLMRNATASGGGYSHNSREFAAFALNPLLAQVARLSSSCPVLNEAGHEPEAFGGSLGSSPLHLPPSRKGSGTQDWLSQPETQRRKSWTALEDLSGTGKMGKHARQRSISLSSMESEADESSLIDNVDGSTVRLLGPEAPVVIRHRTRASTGGASTHSLNEADLQVFAETRPRARPFANNGRFQNDFNKIKAKREAEQMRLLPQRLPLQKSVSTPSIIAVRDLAPEPTLSGAQPTLPMGRPSGTESETEEEGSRSGHLPHYDGRYKQHLHDIPYDRNSEKRRKRGSLFFRKKKDKTKKVSSHQWVSACYGSCQICDVCAKPLSNKPALYCETCGTTVHQNTCKDNILECINVKIKSAKSTSKLTGFGVPLGAVRHTSSKRGSGSAPNSVTPTSQILYDDKDGHHDHHDGTNYADDVALVQSEFLSDTTVTASDLCTDLSLGLHESEPDTWSRFVGKEVAGKLKGKDEVKRQEHIYELILTEKHHCMTLLVMQKIFVEGLQKYFNLGPNLERMFPRLTDLIELHLGLLSRLRHRQREGPIVSSVADILLEQFSREHAAKLKSVYGEFCSRNRDAQEIYKFYEQQDPRFGEFVKHCQTNPLLKKKGFCECILFVTHRLTKYPLIIDAMIKTSKDNRDEQDTLKKAKSLINAILVEVNSQVAEKEKEDRKLDIYHRIDAKSFTVHRGHKFKKSDILQGNRSLKFEGVATLMRGQQKMQVVLVIVLTDVLFFLQENTNKYSFFTPDNKAGVVSLQKLLVREKAGQDSKGIYLISSNPADPEMFELKVHKPKDKQEWIKAIREAVQCCPEEEEDPSTMSAEDRQGLLNAKQHEVRNLIEADADLEALLRQNDIEQALLLEEKMALQLKLLAASGLEPPSPPTYRHLVSESADTGQMWKEVLTAVQEVSQLASSLYATGTSLSRSVSSAGEHQSDTYVSPILPKRAETFGGFDNNQQGPMLKSQGKKLSTSGATPAGTPDYENLKPGDSRLFERLPYRNCVISGKPVINGSLTTTTSSELPVTSANSGGPPDAPALLSLGREQQYAAIQLSHYVYTLLCIISQLMTTNGSLQAQMSNVKGADKLYRHNQQLEELRNLQDKLSGEKASWAATKEQEEKELEEKRQELVRLQEQIRAEQNDISQQREQLYRKMEVLSSQGLLISPNVAFPPMAGPTDDSSKDSSEDSSPQSSDTSSAASSATQGSSLTHSASTVDKRTKESKWCKGTNQPKQHLPLNLISATNQQKVSQNLPIKQQIPLKLVSRLSTGSGADSPKQTGPQQILPLKLSQDEKIRRTSTSGYQRLSENSFSPPSEENTPTTTVAPVHSRTGSSPAMMQQSPPSSGGSSGHGHSPTAASKAATRTNTYPKFPEKFKVRGEQPPPQDEEVIYF; from the exons ATGGAGAAGGATCAGGAAGTGCTGCTTTCTGTGTCATCAG ATGAATGCGGCGGAAGCGGTGGCGAGGCTGATAGTGACGAGGACGTGGTCACCGACTACCACTCAGCAGCCGCCTACGAAGCCGCTATGTTGCCGGGAAATACTACGGCAGCTGCCCCCCGGCCGCCTGCCGGTCCTCTGCCCACCATCAGCGTCACGCCGCACTCGCCGGCCGCCGCCCCTAAGACTTACGCTGTGCTGGAGGATAGCCTTCAGCAGGTGCGTGAGCTGCACGAATCTGTACAGCTTATGAGGAACGCCACTGCTTCAGGAGGAG GTTATTCGCATAATTCGAGAGAGTTCGCAGCGTTTGCTTTGAATCCGCTGCTCGCGCAGGTCGCCCGACTGAGTTCGAGTTGTCCAGTGTTGAACGAAGCTGGACACGAGCCTGAGGCATTTGGCGGCTCGCTGGGTTCCTCCCCACTGCACCTCCCGCCCAGTAGGAAGGGCAGCG GTACCCAGGATTGGCTGTCACAACCGGAAACTCAAAGACGGAAATCATGGACTGCCTTGGAAGACTTGTCCGGCACTGGGAAGATGGGCAAACATGCCAGGCAGAGAAG CATTTCCTTGAGCTCAATGGAATCGGAAGCGGACGAGTCCTCGTTAATCGACAACGTAGATGGGAGTACCGTGCGCCTCTTGGGGCCGGAAGCCCCAGTGGTCATCCGCCACCGCACACGAGCTTCCACAGGAGGCGCCAGCACTCATTCTCTCAACGAAGCCGATTTGCAGGTTTTCGCCGAAACTCGTCCACGAGCACGCCCTTTCGCTAATAACGGGCGGTTTCAGAACGACTTTAATAAGATCAAAGCGAAGCGGGAAGCGGAGCAGATGCGGCTGCTTCCGCAGCGGCTGCCTCTGCAGAAATCGGTGTCTACCCCGTCGATCATAGCGGTGAGGGACTTAGCACCGGAGCCGACTTTGAGCGGAGCGCAGCCCACTTTACCAAT GGGCAGACCAAGCGGCACCGAGAGCGAGACCGAGGAAGAGGGCAGCCGTTCGGGGCACTTGCCGCACTATGACGGCCGCTACAAGCAGCATCTCCATGA CATCCCGTATGACAGGAACTCGGAGAAGAGGCGCAAGCGTGGCAGCTTGTTCTTTAGGAAGAAGAAG GACAAAACCAAAAAGGTTTCCTCCCATCAGTGGGTGTCGGCCTGCTACGGCTCCTGTCAAATCTGTGACGTCTGTGCAAAACCTCTAAGCAATAAGCCCGCCCTGTATTGTGAAA CTTGCGGGACTACCGTTCACCAAAACACGTGTAAAGAcaatattttagaatgtataaatgtaaaaattaaaagcgccaag AGCACGAGCAAATTGACGGGTTTCGGGGTGCCCCTGGGAGCAGTCAGACACACCTCTTCTAAGCGGGGATCAGGCTCCGCCCCTAATTCCGTGACTCCCACCAG CCAAATTCTGTATGACGATAAAGATGGACACCACGACCACCACGACGGCACCAA CTACGCTGATGATGTGGCCTTAGTACAATCGGAGTTTCTCTCGGACACCACCGTAACTGCATCAGATTTATGTACAGATTTAAGTTTGGGCTTACATGAGTCCGAGCCAGATACATGGTCTCGCTTCGTGGGGAAAGAAGTAGCCGgaaaattgaaaggaaaagACGAAGTGAAACGACAAGAGCACATCTATGAGCTCATTCTCACTGAAAAGCATCATTGTATGACGTTATTGGTCATGCAGAAG ATCTTCGTAGAAGGACTACAAAAGTACTTTAATTTGGGACCGAACTTGGAGCGCATGTTTCCAAGATTGACGGATTTGATCGAGCTGCATTTGGGGCTGTTATCCAGGTTGCGGCATAGGCAGAGGGAGGGGCCGATTGTCAGTTCTGTAGCTGATATTTTACTGGAACAATTTTCTAGGGAACATGCCGCGAAGCTTAAGTCAGTTTATG GTGAATTTTGTAGTCGAAATCGCGACGcccaagaaatctacaaatttTATGAACAACAAGACCCCCGTTTCGGCGAATTCGTTAAGCACTGCCAAACCAATCCGCTGTTAAAGAAGAAAGGATTCTGCGAGTGTATTCTCTTCGTCACTCATCGACTCACCAAGTACCCTCTGATTATTGACGCTATGATCAAAACCAGCAAGGACAATCGCGACGAGCAGGATACTCTTAAAAAAGCGAAATCTCTGATTAACGCGATTTTGGTAGAGGTGAACTCGCAGGTGGCGGAGAAAGAGAAGGAGGACCGCAAACTAGACATTTACCATCGTATCGATGCCAAATCGTTCACTGTGCATCGGGGGCACAAATTCAAGAAATCGGATATATTGCAGGGCAACCGTTCATTGAAGTTCGAAGGAGTCGCTACGCTTATGCGCGGGCAACAGAAGATGCAGGTGGTGCTTGTCATTGTGCTCACAGacgtattatttttcttgcaGGAGAATACAAACAAATACTCGTTTTTTACTCCTGATAATAAG GCGGGAGTAGTTTCCTTACAGAAGCTTTTAGTGCGAGAGAAAGCGGGTCAGGACTCTAAGGGAATTTATCTTATCTCTTCAAACCCTGCAGACCCTGAGATGTTTGAGCTCAAAGTGCATAAGCCTAAAGATAAGCAGGAGTGGATTAAAGCAATTAG GGAGGCTGTGCAGTGTTGTCCCGAAGAAGAGGAAGATCCTTCAACGATGAGCGCAGAAGACCGTCAAGGGCTACTTAACGCCAAGCAGCATGAAGTGAGGAATTTGATCG AAGCCGACGCGGACTTGGAAG CCCTACTACGGCAGAACGACATCGAGCAGGCACTACTGCTGGAAGAAAAGATGGCGCTGCAGCTCAAATTGTTGGCGGCATCCGGCTTGGAGCCACCGTCGCCTCCTACCTACCGCCATCTGGTGAGCGAGAGCGCTGACACTGGGCAAATGTGGAAGGAAGTCCTTACTGCTGTGCAG GAGGTGAGCCAGTTGGCTAGTTCGCTTTACGCCACCGGTACCAGTTTGTCGCGCAGCGTTAGTTCGGCTGGAGAGCACCAGAGTGACACATACGTGTCTCCCATCCTACCCAAGAGGGCAGAAACCTTTGGGGGATTCGACAACAATCAGCAGGGCCCTATGCTCAAGTCGCAGGGTAAAAAGTTGAGCACGTCGGGGGCAACCCCTGCCGGCACTCCCGATTACGAGAACTTGAAGCCCGGAGATTCAAGACTGTTT GAACGGTTGCCTTATAGAAACTGTGTGATATCCGGGAAACCGGTGATAAACGGTTCGCTTACGACGACGACGAGTAGTGAATTGCCGGTAACTTCTGCAAATTCGGGGGGTCCTCCGGACGCACCCGCGCTTCTTTCCTTAGGCCGCGAGCAGCAATATGCAGCTATCCAGCTCAGTCATTACGTATACACGTTATTATGCATTATTTCGCAGCTGATGACTACGAACGGCAG TCTGCAGGCGCAGATGTCTAATGTGAAAGGTGCAGACAAGCTGTACCGACACAACCAGCAACTAGAGGAGCTGCGTAATTTGCAGGACAAATTAAGCGGCGAAAAGGCTTCCTGGGCGGCCACGAAGGAACAGGAGGAAAAGGAACTGGAGGAGAAGCGACAGGAGTTGGTGCGCTTGCAA GAGCAAATCCGGGCGGAACAAAACGATATCTCCCAGCAACGCGAGCAGCTTTACCGCAAAATGGAGGTACTGTCCAGTCAGGGGTTGCTCATATCGCCGAATGTGGCCTTCCCGCCGATGGCGGGACCCACGGACGATAGCAGTAAAGATAGTTCTGAGGATAGCAGTCCACAATCGTCAGACACCTCATCGGCAGCTTCATCCGCCACTCAGGGTAGTTCTCTCACCCACTCAGCCTCCACCGTGGACAAGAGAACTAAGGAGAGTAAATGGTGCAAAG GTACCAACCAACCAAAGCAGCATCTTCCGCTCAACCTCATTTCTGCCACTAATCAACAGAAGGTGTCCCAGAACCTACCGATCAAACAACAAATCCCGCTGAAGCTAGTCTCTAGGCTCAGCACGGGAAGTGGCGCCGATTCGCCTAAACAAACAGGTCCGCAGCAGATTCTACCGTTGAAGCTTAGCCAGGATGAGAAAATCCGACGCACTAGCACCTCCGGTTACCAGAGATTGTCCGAAAATAGTTTCAGTCCTCCCTCTGAGGAAAAT ACGCCAACAACAACAGTTGCGCCCGTGCATTCACGGACTGGCTCTAGTCCGGCGATGATGCAGCAATCACCGCCTTCTTCGGGTGGCTCCTCTGGTCACGGCCACAGTCCGACCGCCGCCTCGAAAGCGGCAACGCGCACCAACACTTATCCGAAGTTTCCCGAGAAATTCAAGGTTAGAGGCGAGCAGCCACCCCCGCAAGACGAGGAGGTGATCTATTTCTGA
- the cyst gene encoding rho guanine nucleotide exchange factor 2 isoform X2 yields the protein MEKDQEVLLSVSSDECGGSGGEADSDEDVVTDYHSAAAYEAAMLPGNTTAAAPRPPAGPLPTISVTPHSPAAAPKTYAVLEDSLQQVRELHESVQLMRNATASGGGYSHNSREFAAFALNPLLAQVARLSSSCPVLNEAGHEPEAFGGSLGSSPLHLPPSRKGSGTQDWLSQPETQRRKSWTALEDLSGTGKMGKHARQRSISLSSMESEADESSLIDNVDGSTVRLLGPEAPVVIRHRTRASTGGASTHSLNEADLQVFAETRPRARPFANNGRFQNDFNKIKAKREAEQMRLLPQRLPLQKSVSTPSIIAVRDLAPEPTLSGAQPTLPMGRPSGTESETEEEGSRSGHLPHYDGRYKQHLHDIPYDRNSEKRRKRGSLFFRKKKDKTKKVSSHQWVSACYGSCQICDVCAKPLSNKPALYCETCGTTVHQNTCKDNILECINVKIKSAKSTSKLTGFGVPLGAVRHTSSKRGSGSAPNSVTPTRRSQPGYSPWRRVATKLGVNQILYDDKDGHHDHHDGTNYADDVALVQSEFLSDTTVTASDLCTDLSLGLHESEPDTWSRFVGKEVAGKLKGKDEVKRQEHIYELILTEKHHCMTLLVMQKIFVEGLQKYFNLGPNLERMFPRLTDLIELHLGLLSRLRHRQREGPIVSSVADILLEQFSREHAAKLKSVYGEFCSRNRDAQEIYKFYEQQDPRFGEFVKHCQTNPLLKKKGFCECILFVTHRLTKYPLIIDAMIKTSKDNRDEQDTLKKAKSLINAILVEVNSQVAEKEKEDRKLDIYHRIDAKSFTVHRGHKFKKSDILQGNRSLKFEGVATLMRGQQKMQVVLVIVLTDVLFFLQENTNKYSFFTPDNKAGVVSLQKLLVREKAGQDSKGIYLISSNPADPEMFELKVHKPKDKQEWIKAIREAVQCCPEEEEDPSTMSAEDRQGLLNAKQHEVRNLIALLRQNDIEQALLLEEKMALQLKLLAASGLEPPSPPTYRHLVSESADTGQMWKEVLTAVQEVSQLASSLYATGTSLSRSVSSAGEHQSDTYVSPILPKRAETFGGFDNNQQGPMLKSQGKKLSTSGATPAGTPDYENLKPGDSRLFERLPYRNCVISGKPVINGSLTTTTSSELPVTSANSGGPPDAPALLSLGREQQYAAIQLSHYVYTLLCIISQLMTTNGSLQAQMSNVKGADKLYRHNQQLEELRNLQDKLSGEKASWAATKEQEEKELEEKRQELVRLQEQIRAEQNDISQQREQLYRKMEVLSSQGLLISPNVAFPPMAGPTDDSSKDSSEDSSPQSSDTSSAASSATQGSSLTHSASTVDKRTKESKWCKGTNQPKQHLPLNLISATNQQKVSQNLPIKQQIPLKLVSRLSTGSGADSPKQTGPQQILPLKLSQDEKIRRTSTSGYQRLSENSFSPPSEENTPTTTVAPVHSRTGSSPAMMQQSPPSSGGSSGHGHSPTAASKAATRTNTYPKFPEKFKVRGEQPPPQDEEVIYF from the exons ATGGAGAAGGATCAGGAAGTGCTGCTTTCTGTGTCATCAG ATGAATGCGGCGGAAGCGGTGGCGAGGCTGATAGTGACGAGGACGTGGTCACCGACTACCACTCAGCAGCCGCCTACGAAGCCGCTATGTTGCCGGGAAATACTACGGCAGCTGCCCCCCGGCCGCCTGCCGGTCCTCTGCCCACCATCAGCGTCACGCCGCACTCGCCGGCCGCCGCCCCTAAGACTTACGCTGTGCTGGAGGATAGCCTTCAGCAGGTGCGTGAGCTGCACGAATCTGTACAGCTTATGAGGAACGCCACTGCTTCAGGAGGAG GTTATTCGCATAATTCGAGAGAGTTCGCAGCGTTTGCTTTGAATCCGCTGCTCGCGCAGGTCGCCCGACTGAGTTCGAGTTGTCCAGTGTTGAACGAAGCTGGACACGAGCCTGAGGCATTTGGCGGCTCGCTGGGTTCCTCCCCACTGCACCTCCCGCCCAGTAGGAAGGGCAGCG GTACCCAGGATTGGCTGTCACAACCGGAAACTCAAAGACGGAAATCATGGACTGCCTTGGAAGACTTGTCCGGCACTGGGAAGATGGGCAAACATGCCAGGCAGAGAAG CATTTCCTTGAGCTCAATGGAATCGGAAGCGGACGAGTCCTCGTTAATCGACAACGTAGATGGGAGTACCGTGCGCCTCTTGGGGCCGGAAGCCCCAGTGGTCATCCGCCACCGCACACGAGCTTCCACAGGAGGCGCCAGCACTCATTCTCTCAACGAAGCCGATTTGCAGGTTTTCGCCGAAACTCGTCCACGAGCACGCCCTTTCGCTAATAACGGGCGGTTTCAGAACGACTTTAATAAGATCAAAGCGAAGCGGGAAGCGGAGCAGATGCGGCTGCTTCCGCAGCGGCTGCCTCTGCAGAAATCGGTGTCTACCCCGTCGATCATAGCGGTGAGGGACTTAGCACCGGAGCCGACTTTGAGCGGAGCGCAGCCCACTTTACCAAT GGGCAGACCAAGCGGCACCGAGAGCGAGACCGAGGAAGAGGGCAGCCGTTCGGGGCACTTGCCGCACTATGACGGCCGCTACAAGCAGCATCTCCATGA CATCCCGTATGACAGGAACTCGGAGAAGAGGCGCAAGCGTGGCAGCTTGTTCTTTAGGAAGAAGAAG GACAAAACCAAAAAGGTTTCCTCCCATCAGTGGGTGTCGGCCTGCTACGGCTCCTGTCAAATCTGTGACGTCTGTGCAAAACCTCTAAGCAATAAGCCCGCCCTGTATTGTGAAA CTTGCGGGACTACCGTTCACCAAAACACGTGTAAAGAcaatattttagaatgtataaatgtaaaaattaaaagcgccaag AGCACGAGCAAATTGACGGGTTTCGGGGTGCCCCTGGGAGCAGTCAGACACACCTCTTCTAAGCGGGGATCAGGCTCCGCCCCTAATTCCGTGACTCCCACCAG GAGGAGCCAGCCGGGCTATTCGCCGTGGCGCAGGGTCGCCACCAAACTGGGAGTGAA CCAAATTCTGTATGACGATAAAGATGGACACCACGACCACCACGACGGCACCAA CTACGCTGATGATGTGGCCTTAGTACAATCGGAGTTTCTCTCGGACACCACCGTAACTGCATCAGATTTATGTACAGATTTAAGTTTGGGCTTACATGAGTCCGAGCCAGATACATGGTCTCGCTTCGTGGGGAAAGAAGTAGCCGgaaaattgaaaggaaaagACGAAGTGAAACGACAAGAGCACATCTATGAGCTCATTCTCACTGAAAAGCATCATTGTATGACGTTATTGGTCATGCAGAAG ATCTTCGTAGAAGGACTACAAAAGTACTTTAATTTGGGACCGAACTTGGAGCGCATGTTTCCAAGATTGACGGATTTGATCGAGCTGCATTTGGGGCTGTTATCCAGGTTGCGGCATAGGCAGAGGGAGGGGCCGATTGTCAGTTCTGTAGCTGATATTTTACTGGAACAATTTTCTAGGGAACATGCCGCGAAGCTTAAGTCAGTTTATG GTGAATTTTGTAGTCGAAATCGCGACGcccaagaaatctacaaatttTATGAACAACAAGACCCCCGTTTCGGCGAATTCGTTAAGCACTGCCAAACCAATCCGCTGTTAAAGAAGAAAGGATTCTGCGAGTGTATTCTCTTCGTCACTCATCGACTCACCAAGTACCCTCTGATTATTGACGCTATGATCAAAACCAGCAAGGACAATCGCGACGAGCAGGATACTCTTAAAAAAGCGAAATCTCTGATTAACGCGATTTTGGTAGAGGTGAACTCGCAGGTGGCGGAGAAAGAGAAGGAGGACCGCAAACTAGACATTTACCATCGTATCGATGCCAAATCGTTCACTGTGCATCGGGGGCACAAATTCAAGAAATCGGATATATTGCAGGGCAACCGTTCATTGAAGTTCGAAGGAGTCGCTACGCTTATGCGCGGGCAACAGAAGATGCAGGTGGTGCTTGTCATTGTGCTCACAGacgtattatttttcttgcaGGAGAATACAAACAAATACTCGTTTTTTACTCCTGATAATAAG GCGGGAGTAGTTTCCTTACAGAAGCTTTTAGTGCGAGAGAAAGCGGGTCAGGACTCTAAGGGAATTTATCTTATCTCTTCAAACCCTGCAGACCCTGAGATGTTTGAGCTCAAAGTGCATAAGCCTAAAGATAAGCAGGAGTGGATTAAAGCAATTAG GGAGGCTGTGCAGTGTTGTCCCGAAGAAGAGGAAGATCCTTCAACGATGAGCGCAGAAGACCGTCAAGGGCTACTTAACGCCAAGCAGCATGAAGTGAGGAATTTGATCG CCCTACTACGGCAGAACGACATCGAGCAGGCACTACTGCTGGAAGAAAAGATGGCGCTGCAGCTCAAATTGTTGGCGGCATCCGGCTTGGAGCCACCGTCGCCTCCTACCTACCGCCATCTGGTGAGCGAGAGCGCTGACACTGGGCAAATGTGGAAGGAAGTCCTTACTGCTGTGCAG GAGGTGAGCCAGTTGGCTAGTTCGCTTTACGCCACCGGTACCAGTTTGTCGCGCAGCGTTAGTTCGGCTGGAGAGCACCAGAGTGACACATACGTGTCTCCCATCCTACCCAAGAGGGCAGAAACCTTTGGGGGATTCGACAACAATCAGCAGGGCCCTATGCTCAAGTCGCAGGGTAAAAAGTTGAGCACGTCGGGGGCAACCCCTGCCGGCACTCCCGATTACGAGAACTTGAAGCCCGGAGATTCAAGACTGTTT GAACGGTTGCCTTATAGAAACTGTGTGATATCCGGGAAACCGGTGATAAACGGTTCGCTTACGACGACGACGAGTAGTGAATTGCCGGTAACTTCTGCAAATTCGGGGGGTCCTCCGGACGCACCCGCGCTTCTTTCCTTAGGCCGCGAGCAGCAATATGCAGCTATCCAGCTCAGTCATTACGTATACACGTTATTATGCATTATTTCGCAGCTGATGACTACGAACGGCAG TCTGCAGGCGCAGATGTCTAATGTGAAAGGTGCAGACAAGCTGTACCGACACAACCAGCAACTAGAGGAGCTGCGTAATTTGCAGGACAAATTAAGCGGCGAAAAGGCTTCCTGGGCGGCCACGAAGGAACAGGAGGAAAAGGAACTGGAGGAGAAGCGACAGGAGTTGGTGCGCTTGCAA GAGCAAATCCGGGCGGAACAAAACGATATCTCCCAGCAACGCGAGCAGCTTTACCGCAAAATGGAGGTACTGTCCAGTCAGGGGTTGCTCATATCGCCGAATGTGGCCTTCCCGCCGATGGCGGGACCCACGGACGATAGCAGTAAAGATAGTTCTGAGGATAGCAGTCCACAATCGTCAGACACCTCATCGGCAGCTTCATCCGCCACTCAGGGTAGTTCTCTCACCCACTCAGCCTCCACCGTGGACAAGAGAACTAAGGAGAGTAAATGGTGCAAAG GTACCAACCAACCAAAGCAGCATCTTCCGCTCAACCTCATTTCTGCCACTAATCAACAGAAGGTGTCCCAGAACCTACCGATCAAACAACAAATCCCGCTGAAGCTAGTCTCTAGGCTCAGCACGGGAAGTGGCGCCGATTCGCCTAAACAAACAGGTCCGCAGCAGATTCTACCGTTGAAGCTTAGCCAGGATGAGAAAATCCGACGCACTAGCACCTCCGGTTACCAGAGATTGTCCGAAAATAGTTTCAGTCCTCCCTCTGAGGAAAAT ACGCCAACAACAACAGTTGCGCCCGTGCATTCACGGACTGGCTCTAGTCCGGCGATGATGCAGCAATCACCGCCTTCTTCGGGTGGCTCCTCTGGTCACGGCCACAGTCCGACCGCCGCCTCGAAAGCGGCAACGCGCACCAACACTTATCCGAAGTTTCCCGAGAAATTCAAGGTTAGAGGCGAGCAGCCACCCCCGCAAGACGAGGAGGTGATCTATTTCTGA